In Candidatus Methylomirabilota bacterium, the following proteins share a genomic window:
- a CDS encoding ABC transporter substrate binding protein translates to MAMSLVILVLGLFGPFAAGAQQTGQMRRIGVLMGLPEDPWSEARLAAFRKGLKTLGWEEGRNIRLDVRWATTSDAPSMERLARELVALQPDVLLSHNTPTTSTLLRHTRAIPIVCAVVSDPVGTGFVSSFPRPGRNVTGFTNIEPTMAGKWPELLTPARDHQRDVYRGVRILRAQGRPPWPRRH, encoded by the coding sequence TCGGGCCGTTCGCCGCCGGGGCCCAGCAGACAGGTCAGATGCGGCGAATCGGAGTGCTGATGGGGCTTCCCGAGGATCCGTGGTCGGAGGCTCGCCTGGCGGCGTTTCGCAAGGGGCTCAAGACGCTCGGGTGGGAGGAGGGCCGCAACATTCGCCTCGATGTTCGCTGGGCGACGACGTCCGACGCGCCATCGATGGAAAGACTCGCGCGGGAGCTCGTCGCCCTGCAGCCCGATGTCCTGTTGTCACACAACACACCCACTACGTCGACGCTGCTGCGACACACGCGCGCGATTCCCATCGTTTGCGCGGTCGTCTCGGATCCGGTAGGCACCGGGTTCGTCTCGAGCTTTCCCCGGCCAGGCCGCAACGTCACCGGGTTCACCAACATCGAGCCGACGATGGCGGGCAAGTGGCCGGAGCTGCTCACGCCGGCGCGTGACCATCAACGAGATGTTTACCGAGGAGTGCGTATTCTACGAGCCCAAGGGCGCCCACCGTGGCCGCGACGACATTGA
- a CDS encoding methyltransferase domain-containing protein, protein MSPEERWQLSGNAAEFYERYVRLIMEPWVHCLVEVAALQPAEHVLDVACGTGFVARFAAQRVGAEGRVVGVDLNASMIEAARAASGRDPETTIEWRIGDAATLPFENRAFDVVLCQQGVQFFPDRVRTLQEMRRVLRPGGRLAFTVWGAIENTPYFAVLADALTRHVSAEAGSMVRAPCALHDHVALHGLVASAGFRNVDVRPTIKTMKLPLPAEFVPSHLAALPMAQEIARVAPERRAALLEDMTHALSVYRDREQLTCPAAAHVVTANA, encoded by the coding sequence ATGAGTCCGGAAGAGCGTTGGCAGCTGAGTGGGAACGCGGCCGAGTTCTACGAGCGGTACGTGAGGCTCATCATGGAGCCGTGGGTACACTGTCTCGTCGAGGTGGCGGCGCTTCAGCCGGCTGAGCACGTTCTCGACGTGGCCTGCGGGACGGGCTTTGTCGCGCGCTTCGCCGCCCAGCGTGTGGGGGCGGAAGGTCGGGTCGTCGGTGTCGATCTCAACGCAAGCATGATCGAGGCGGCCCGCGCGGCATCAGGTCGTGACCCGGAGACGACGATCGAATGGCGAATCGGCGATGCCGCGACCTTACCGTTCGAGAACCGAGCCTTCGATGTCGTCCTCTGCCAGCAGGGCGTGCAGTTCTTCCCTGATCGGGTCCGGACCCTCCAGGAAATGCGTCGAGTTCTGCGCCCAGGCGGTCGGTTGGCCTTCACGGTGTGGGGCGCCATCGAGAACACGCCCTACTTCGCGGTTCTCGCCGATGCGCTGACACGACACGTAAGCGCCGAGGCGGGATCTATGGTGCGAGCACCCTGCGCGCTCCATGACCATGTGGCGCTGCACGGCCTCGTGGCATCGGCCGGCTTTCGGAATGTGGACGTGCGTCCCACCATCAAGACGATGAAGCTCCCATTGCCGGCGGAGTTCGTCCCCAGCCATCTCGCCGCGCTCCCTATGGCGCAGGAGATTGCTCGGGTAGCTCCCGAACGGCGCGCTGCCCTTCTCGAAGATATGACGCATGCGCTCAGCGTCTATCGGGACCGCGAGCAGTTGACATGTCCCGCGGCTGCTCATGTCGTCACGGCGAATGCCTAG
- a CDS encoding LLM class flavin-dependent oxidoreductase: MAPPRIGLAISGGLTAPEIVECVRLAEELGYESAWVAEGHGGDQFAILAACATATTRIRLGTSISSVFVRSVPTIAMAAATVDALSDGRFVLGLGSSHRVQVEGEHGLPYAKPIPRVRESVEAIRALLRDGEVSYRGETVRIDRFDFWFTPLRRSIPIYLSALFPPMLEVCGELGNGLILTWSTVEAPARAAAHVATGARRAGRRPEDVDITSLLPCVIAEDRREALEQMRPAVAMYAGFFPRYNRLLAEAGFPDAARAIQTAWQKGDREGAARAVPDAMAAAVGLVGTPGECRARIEEYRAAGLGLPIISPRARGKGARDAVRMALRACRPTG; the protein is encoded by the coding sequence GTGGCTCCCCCGCGCATCGGCCTCGCCATCAGCGGAGGGCTCACCGCTCCCGAGATCGTGGAGTGCGTGCGTCTGGCGGAGGAGCTCGGCTACGAATCCGCCTGGGTCGCGGAAGGGCACGGCGGCGACCAGTTCGCCATCCTCGCCGCCTGCGCGACGGCAACGACGCGGATCCGCCTCGGCACCAGCATCAGCAGCGTGTTCGTGCGCAGCGTGCCCACCATCGCCATGGCCGCGGCCACGGTGGACGCGCTCTCCGACGGGCGCTTCGTGCTAGGGCTCGGATCGAGCCACCGCGTGCAGGTGGAGGGTGAGCACGGCCTGCCCTACGCCAAGCCCATCCCCCGCGTGCGCGAGAGCGTCGAGGCCATCCGCGCGCTGCTACGCGACGGCGAGGTGTCCTATCGCGGGGAGACGGTACGCATCGACCGCTTCGACTTCTGGTTCACCCCGCTGCGCCGGTCGATCCCCATCTATCTCTCCGCGCTCTTCCCGCCCATGCTCGAAGTCTGCGGCGAGCTAGGCAACGGCCTCATCCTCACCTGGAGCACGGTGGAGGCGCCGGCCCGCGCCGCCGCCCACGTGGCCACGGGCGCCCGCCGCGCCGGCCGCCGCCCCGAGGACGTGGACATCACCTCGCTCCTCCCCTGCGTGATCGCGGAAGATCGCCGCGAGGCCCTCGAGCAGATGCGCCCCGCGGTGGCCATGTACGCGGGCTTCTTCCCGCGCTACAACCGCCTGCTCGCGGAGGCAGGCTTCCCCGACGCCGCGCGCGCCATCCAGACCGCATGGCAGAAGGGCGACCGCGAGGGCGCCGCCCGCGCGGTGCCCGACGCCATGGCCGCGGCCGTCGGCCTGGTCGGCACGCCGGGTGAATGCCGTGCCCGCATCGAGGAATACCGCGCGGCCGGCCTCGGCCTGCCCATCATCAGCCCGCGGGCACGAGGCAAGGGCGCGCGAGACGCGGTGAGGATGGCGCTACGGGCGTGTAGGCCCACGGGCTAA